A genomic region of Gemmata massiliana contains the following coding sequences:
- a CDS encoding SulP family inorganic anion transporter, with protein MVRDELKPSPEPGRASGSVVADFLSSLVVFMVALPLCIGIAQACGLPPEAGIITGIVGGLIVGFLAGSPLQVSGPAAGLIVLVIQFLDDAKAQAPDTNPVVLLGLAIIIAGAIQLTAGAFRIGQWFRAVSPAVVEGMLAGIGVTIIAKQFHEMVDDTAPKKVLDGLLTIPQAVWKAFDPPTGASANHTEAAVIGLLAVIVLVVWKPIAPKRLKIVPAAVVAVLTAVLVNEFGRPIFEGLGAQIGPAVDNHGGIGVERVQISASLVDSLKPMGWPGWELLTLGLIWKAGLTFALIASAETLLCAVAVDTKHNGPRTNFDRELMAQGVGNTICGFVGALPMTGVIVRSAANVEAGAKSRLSTILHGLWLLLFVSLLPGLLSRIPAAALAAILVYTGWKLLNLPGLWALWKESKSEALIFVATAGTIVGADLLAGVVLGVLLSALKLLVRFSHLKVRRVDESEHERVHLYLEGAATFLRLPVLAEALEAVPQGVKLHVHLDRLQFVDHAILHLILTFQKQYEATGGKVLIDWDWLHARFNGTHDVERPQEEKVREGVGAAS; from the coding sequence ATGGTCCGGGACGAACTGAAACCGTCGCCCGAGCCGGGCCGCGCGAGCGGCTCGGTCGTGGCCGACTTCCTCTCGTCGCTCGTCGTGTTCATGGTGGCGCTGCCGCTGTGCATCGGCATCGCGCAGGCGTGCGGGCTGCCCCCGGAAGCCGGGATCATCACCGGCATCGTGGGCGGGCTGATCGTCGGGTTCCTGGCCGGTAGCCCGCTCCAGGTGTCCGGTCCGGCCGCCGGGTTGATCGTTCTCGTCATCCAGTTTTTGGACGACGCGAAGGCGCAAGCCCCAGACACGAACCCGGTCGTTCTCTTGGGGCTTGCGATCATCATCGCCGGGGCGATCCAGCTCACCGCGGGGGCGTTCCGCATCGGCCAGTGGTTCCGCGCGGTCTCGCCCGCGGTGGTCGAGGGGATGCTCGCCGGGATCGGCGTCACCATCATCGCGAAGCAGTTCCACGAGATGGTGGACGACACCGCGCCCAAGAAGGTGCTCGACGGTTTGCTGACGATCCCGCAAGCGGTCTGGAAGGCGTTCGATCCGCCTACCGGCGCGAGCGCGAACCACACCGAGGCCGCGGTGATCGGGTTGCTGGCCGTTATTGTGCTCGTGGTCTGGAAACCGATCGCGCCGAAGCGCCTGAAGATCGTTCCGGCCGCGGTCGTTGCGGTGCTGACCGCGGTACTGGTAAACGAGTTCGGGCGCCCGATTTTCGAGGGACTGGGAGCACAGATCGGCCCGGCGGTGGACAACCACGGCGGGATCGGTGTCGAGCGGGTGCAGATCTCGGCCAGCCTCGTCGATTCTCTCAAACCGATGGGGTGGCCCGGCTGGGAACTACTCACGCTGGGCCTGATCTGGAAGGCGGGCCTCACCTTCGCGCTGATCGCGAGTGCGGAGACGCTCTTGTGTGCGGTGGCGGTTGACACCAAACACAACGGCCCGCGCACGAACTTTGACCGCGAACTCATGGCTCAGGGCGTCGGTAACACGATTTGCGGGTTCGTCGGGGCGCTGCCCATGACGGGCGTGATCGTCCGCAGCGCCGCGAATGTGGAAGCGGGGGCGAAATCGCGGCTCTCGACGATCCTCCACGGCCTCTGGCTGCTCCTGTTCGTTTCGCTCCTGCCGGGGCTGCTCTCGCGCATTCCGGCCGCGGCACTCGCGGCGATCCTGGTTTACACCGGGTGGAAGCTCCTTAACCTGCCGGGGCTGTGGGCGCTGTGGAAGGAGAGCAAGAGCGAGGCACTGATCTTCGTGGCGACCGCGGGGACCATCGTCGGGGCCGACCTACTCGCGGGCGTAGTTCTGGGCGTGCTTCTCTCCGCGCTAAAGCTCCTCGTTCGCTTTTCGCACCTCAAAGTGCGGCGCGTGGACGAATCCGAGCACGAGCGCGTTCACTTGTACTTAGAGGGCGCGGCCACGTTCCTCCGCCTGCCCGTGCTGGCGGAGGCGCTCGAAGCTGTCCCGCAAGGGGTGAAGTTACACGTTCACCTCGACCGGTTGCAGTTCGTCGACCACGCCATATTGCACCTGATCCTCACGTTCCAGAAGCAGTACGAGGCGACCGGCGGGAAGGTGCTCATCGACTGGGACTGGCTCCACGCGCGGTTCAACGGCACGCACGACGTGGAGCGCCCCCAAGAAGAAAAGGTGCGGGAAGGGGTCGGCGCTGCGTCGTAG
- a CDS encoding MerR family transcriptional regulator encodes MFTVAQAARYARVPEPLIRAWIAAVVLQLGAPEPIRISCEELDDALASS; translated from the coding sequence ATGTTCACGGTCGCACAAGCGGCAAGATACGCCAGGGTTCCGGAACCGCTGATCCGCGCTTGGATCGCGGCCGTGGTGCTCCAGCTCGGGGCGCCCGAGCCGATCCGGATTTCGTGCGAAGAGCTCGACGACGCCCTGGCCTCATCCTGA